One genomic window of Haemorhous mexicanus isolate bHaeMex1 chromosome 17, bHaeMex1.pri, whole genome shotgun sequence includes the following:
- the ERN2 gene encoding serine/threonine-protein kinase/endoribonuclease IRE2 isoform X3: MKSHQTRLFLEGAGSWAALVTFRKASRVVTRNSHTAIHPTLGKLVPGRGGRGKAAPAPGWLWWDSLKGGAVTVPETLLFISTLDGNLHAVSKSTGDVKWTLKDDPILQVPVYVAEPAFLPDPNDGSLYILGGKNKEGLMKLPFTIPELVQSSPCRSSDGVLYTGKKQDTWFIVDPKSGEKQTTLSTEAWDGLCPSSPLLYIGRTQYVITIYDTKSRELRWNATFSEYSAPLCEESYHYKMAHLASSGDGLVVTLDKESGEVLWAQNYGSPVVGIYLWHQDSLRRLPHLNLAMETLRYLTFQSQDIHVLKWSYQSVKDFAATKTQLLPALYVGKHATSFYAMTSLVHGSVALVPQGITLARIDGPTTDDVTMRESGECEITPSTDVKYPQGSITSLPNQWLLIGHHELPPLVHTTMLRAFPESLRKTTETIIPRAPPTRTVFDDFLAPSSPEEPAVRSEGQLQPDPTPGEQVEVYPESGTWDLVMVGIGTALLGGGILVLLFTKLQRQHVAQQQQLEEQIQLLQQQQEMLRSGRVSREGVPEEPGELELSQGSASELSQSSSPSTCLKDPANGTVSPGPAVPVAAADAEPDLVVVGKVSFNPKDVLGHGAGGTFVFRGQFEGRSVAVKRLLPECVHLLDREVQLLRESDEHPHVVRYFCTERDRQFHYIAIELCSATLQEYVESPSFERRGLDPVSVLRQTMSGLAHLHSLSIVHRDLKPCNILISAPNRHGQIRAVISDFGLCKKLQGGRQSFSLRSGIPGTEGWIAPEVLQEAPKENPTSAVDIFSAGCIFYYVVSGGQHPFGDSLRRQANILAGSYQLSCLQEEAHDKLVARELIVAMISSEPQRRPSAPLVLVHPFFWSQEKQLQFFQDVSDRVEKEPAEGPIVSALESGGRAVVRTNWRMHISLPLQMDLRKFRTYKGGSVRDLLRAMRNKKHHYHELPADVRVALGSVPEGFVQYFTSRFPRLLLHTHGAMRVCAHERTFRSYYCQGLRGDGA; encoded by the exons ATGAAAAGTCACCAGACTCGTTTGTTTCTGGAAGGAGCCGGCAGTTGGGCTGCTCTTGTCACCTTTAGAAAGGCATCCAGGGTTGTGACTAGGAACAGCCACACTGCAATTCATCCCACCTTGGGAAAACTTGttccagggagaggagggagagggaaggctgctccagccccaggatggCTCTGGTGGGAT AGCCTCAAAGGTGGTGCTGTGACTGTCCCAGAAACACTGCTCTTCATCTCCACACTGGATGGGAACCTCCACGCCGTCAGCAAGAGCACAGGGGACGTCAAGTGGACCCTGAAGGATG ATCCCATTCTGCAGGTGCCGGTCTATGTGGCTGA GCCAGCATTCCTTCCAGACCCCAATGACGGCAGCCTGTATATCCTGGGAGGAAAGAACAAAGAAGGCTTGATG aagctgccattcaCCATCCCGGAGCTGGTGCAGTCCTCGCCGTGCCGCAGCTCGGACGGAGTGCTCTACACGG GGAAGAAGCAGGACACCTGGTTCATTGTGGACCCCAAGTCAGGGGAGAAGCAGACCACCCTCTCAACAGAGGCCTGGGATGGTCTGTGCCCATCCAGCCCCTTGCTCTACATCGGACGGACCC agTATGTCATCACCATATATGACACCAAGTCACGGGAGCTGCGCTGGAATGCCACCTTCTCCGAGTACTCGGCCCCGCTCTGCGAGGAGTCCTACCACTACA AAATGGCTCATTTGGCCTCAAGTGGGGACGGGCTGGTGGTGACCCTGGACAAGGAGAGCGGGGAGGTTCTGTGGGCGCAGAACTACGGCTCACCTGTGGTTGGCATCTACCTGTGGCACCAGGACAGCCTGCGCCGCCTCCCCCACCTCAACCTGGCCATGGAGACCCTGCGCTATCTGACCTTCCAGTCACAGGACATCCATGTCCTCAAGTGGAGCTACCAGTCCGTCAAGGACTTCGCCGCCACCAAGACCCAGCTGCT GCCGGCGCTCTACGTGGGGAAGCACGCCACCAGTTTCTACGCCATGACCTCCCTGGTGCACGGCAGTGTGGCGCTGGTG ccccagggcatcACCCTGGCCAGGATCGATGGCCCCACCACGGACGACGTGACCATGAGGGAGTCCGGGGAGTGCGAGATCACGCCCAGCACGGACGTCAAGTACCCACAGGGCAGCATCACCTCACTTCCCAACCAGTGGCTCCTCATAG GGCACCATGAGCTGCCTCCTTTGGTCCACACCACGATGCTGCGAGCCTTCCCAGAGAGCCTgagaaaaaccacagaaaccATCATCCCCAGGGCTCCTCCCACCAGGACTGTGTTCGATGAT TTCCTGGCCCCGAGCAGCCCGGAGGAGCCAGCTGTCCGCAGcgaggggcagctccagccagacCCCACACCAGGAGAGCAGGTGGAGGTGTACCCCGAGTCTGGCACCTGGGACCTGGTGATGGTTGGCATTGGCACGGCTCTGCTGGGTGGGGGAATCCTGGTCCTGCTGTTCACG AAACTGCAGCGGCAGCAtgtggcccagcagcagcagctggaggagcagatacagctcctgcagcagcagcaggagatgctgcgCTCGGGCCGAGTCTCCAGGGAGGGTGTCCCTGAGGAGCCcggggagctggagctgagccaggGAAGTGCCTCAGAGCTctcacagagctccagcccctccacctGCCTGAAGGACCCGGCTAACGGGACAGtcagcccagggccagctgtcccagtggctgctgcag ATGCAGAACCAGACCTGGTTGTAGTTGGGAAAGTTTCTTTTAACCCCAAGGACGTGCTGGGCCATGGAGCTGGAGGAACCTTTGTCTTCAG GGGGCAGTTCGAGGGCCGCAGTGTGGCTGTGAAGCGTCTCCTGCCCGAGTGTGTGCACCTGCTGGACCGCGAGGTGCAGCTGCTGCGCGAGTCGGACGAGCACCCGCACGTGGTCCGCTACTTCTGCACGGAGCGGGACCGGCAGTTCCACTACATCGCCATCGAGCTGTGCTCCGCCACGCTGCAGGAG TACGTGGAGAGCCCCAGCTTTGAGCGCCGTGGGCTGGACCCGGTGTCCGTGCTGCGTCAGACCATGTCCGGGCTGGCCCACCTCCACTCCCTCAGCATCG TGCACCGTGACCTGAAGCCCTGTAACATCCTTATCTCTGCCCCAAACCGCCACGGGCAGATCCGCGCCGTCATCTCCGACTTCGGCCTTTGCAAGAAGCTTCAGGGGGGACGACAGAGCTTCAGCCTCCGCTCCGGGATccctggcactgagggctggATCGCGCccgaggtgctgcaggaggccCCGAAGGAGAACCCT ACCAGTGCTGTGGACATCTTCTCAGCCGGGTGCATCTTCTACTACGTGGTGTCGGGGGGACAGCACCCCTTTGGGGACAGCCTGCGGCGCCAGGCCAACATCCTGGCGGGCTCCTAccagctgagctgcctgcaggaggaggCTCACG ACAAACTCGTTGCAAGGGAGCTGATTGTGGCGATGATCAGCTCCGAGCCCCAGCGCCGGCCCTCAGCCCCTCTGGTCCTTGTGCATCCCTTTTTCTGGAGtcaggagaagcagctgcagtTCTTCCAG GACGTCAGTGATCGTGTGGAAAAGGAGCCAGCCGAGGGGCCCATCGTCTCAGCCCTGGAATCGGGGGGACGGGCGGTGGTGAGGACCAACTGGAGGATGCACATCTCCCTCCCGCTGCAGATGG accTGAGGAAGTTCCGCACCTACAAGGGGGGATCAGTGCGTGACCTGCTGCGGGCCATGAGGAACAAG AAGCACCACTACCACGAGCTGCCAGCCGATGTGCGGGTGGCCCTGGGCTCCGTCCCCGAGGGCTTCGTGCAGTACTTCACCTCCCGCTTCCcgcggctgctgctgcacacGCACGGGGCCATGCGGGTCTGCGCCCACGAGCGCACCTTCCGCTCCTACTACTGCCAGGGCCTGAGGGGCGACGGCGC CTGA
- the ERN2 gene encoding serine/threonine-protein kinase/endoribonuclease IRE2 isoform X5 → MGGPAAPHPRGLRGARRGLLPPPLLPLLRLLLLLLPPPPAQSLKGGAVTVPETLLFISTLDGNLHAVSKSTGDVKWTLKDDPILQVPVYVAEPAFLPDPNDGSLYILGGKNKEGLMKLPFTIPELVQSSPCRSSDGVLYTGKKQDTWFIVDPKSGEKQTTLSTEAWDGLCPSSPLLYIGRTQYVITIYDTKSRELRWNATFSEYSAPLCEESYHYKMAHLASSGDGLVVTLDKESGEVLWAQNYGSPVVGIYLWHQDSLRRLPHLNLAMETLRYLTFQSQDIHVLKWSYQSVKDFAATKTQLLPALYVGKHATSFYAMTSLVHGSVALVPQGITLARIDGPTTDDVTMRESGECEITPSTDVKYPQGSITSLPNQWLLIGHHELPPLVHTTMLRAFPESLRKTTETIIPRAPPTRTVFDDFLAPSSPEEPAVRSEGQLQPDPTPGEQVEVYPESGTWDLVMVGIGTALLGGGILVLLFTKLQRQHVAQQQQLEEQIQLLQQQQEMLRSGRVSREGVPEEPGELELSQGSASELSQSSSPSTCLKDPANGTVSPGPAVPVAAADAEPDLVVVGKVSFNPKDVLGHGAGGTFVFRGQFEGRSVAVKRLLPECVHLLDREVQLLRESDEHPHVVRYFCTERDRQFHYIAIELCSATLQEYVESPSFERRGLDPVSVLRQTMSGLAHLHSLSIVHRDLKPCNILISAPNRHGQIRAVISDFGLCKKLQGGRQSFSLRSGIPGTEGWIAPEVLQEAPKENPTSAVDIFSAGCIFYYVVSGGQHPFGDSLRRQANILAGSYQLSCLQEEAHDKLVARELIVAMISSEPQRRPSAPLVLVHPFFWSQEKQLQFFQDVSDRVEKEPAEGPIVSALESGGRAVVRTNWRMHISLPLQMDLRKFRTYKGGSVRDLLRAMRNKKHHYHELPADVRVALGSVPEGFVQYFTSRFPRLLLHTHGAMRVCAHERTFRSYYCQGLRGDGA, encoded by the exons AtgggcggccccgccgcgccgcacccgcgggggctccggggggcGCGCCGGGGGCtcctgccgccgccgctgctgccgctgctccggctgctcctgctgctgctcccgccgcccccggcaCAG AGCCTCAAAGGTGGTGCTGTGACTGTCCCAGAAACACTGCTCTTCATCTCCACACTGGATGGGAACCTCCACGCCGTCAGCAAGAGCACAGGGGACGTCAAGTGGACCCTGAAGGATG ATCCCATTCTGCAGGTGCCGGTCTATGTGGCTGA GCCAGCATTCCTTCCAGACCCCAATGACGGCAGCCTGTATATCCTGGGAGGAAAGAACAAAGAAGGCTTGATG aagctgccattcaCCATCCCGGAGCTGGTGCAGTCCTCGCCGTGCCGCAGCTCGGACGGAGTGCTCTACACGG GGAAGAAGCAGGACACCTGGTTCATTGTGGACCCCAAGTCAGGGGAGAAGCAGACCACCCTCTCAACAGAGGCCTGGGATGGTCTGTGCCCATCCAGCCCCTTGCTCTACATCGGACGGACCC agTATGTCATCACCATATATGACACCAAGTCACGGGAGCTGCGCTGGAATGCCACCTTCTCCGAGTACTCGGCCCCGCTCTGCGAGGAGTCCTACCACTACA AAATGGCTCATTTGGCCTCAAGTGGGGACGGGCTGGTGGTGACCCTGGACAAGGAGAGCGGGGAGGTTCTGTGGGCGCAGAACTACGGCTCACCTGTGGTTGGCATCTACCTGTGGCACCAGGACAGCCTGCGCCGCCTCCCCCACCTCAACCTGGCCATGGAGACCCTGCGCTATCTGACCTTCCAGTCACAGGACATCCATGTCCTCAAGTGGAGCTACCAGTCCGTCAAGGACTTCGCCGCCACCAAGACCCAGCTGCT GCCGGCGCTCTACGTGGGGAAGCACGCCACCAGTTTCTACGCCATGACCTCCCTGGTGCACGGCAGTGTGGCGCTGGTG ccccagggcatcACCCTGGCCAGGATCGATGGCCCCACCACGGACGACGTGACCATGAGGGAGTCCGGGGAGTGCGAGATCACGCCCAGCACGGACGTCAAGTACCCACAGGGCAGCATCACCTCACTTCCCAACCAGTGGCTCCTCATAG GGCACCATGAGCTGCCTCCTTTGGTCCACACCACGATGCTGCGAGCCTTCCCAGAGAGCCTgagaaaaaccacagaaaccATCATCCCCAGGGCTCCTCCCACCAGGACTGTGTTCGATGAT TTCCTGGCCCCGAGCAGCCCGGAGGAGCCAGCTGTCCGCAGcgaggggcagctccagccagacCCCACACCAGGAGAGCAGGTGGAGGTGTACCCCGAGTCTGGCACCTGGGACCTGGTGATGGTTGGCATTGGCACGGCTCTGCTGGGTGGGGGAATCCTGGTCCTGCTGTTCACG AAACTGCAGCGGCAGCAtgtggcccagcagcagcagctggaggagcagatacagctcctgcagcagcagcaggagatgctgcgCTCGGGCCGAGTCTCCAGGGAGGGTGTCCCTGAGGAGCCcggggagctggagctgagccaggGAAGTGCCTCAGAGCTctcacagagctccagcccctccacctGCCTGAAGGACCCGGCTAACGGGACAGtcagcccagggccagctgtcccagtggctgctgcag ATGCAGAACCAGACCTGGTTGTAGTTGGGAAAGTTTCTTTTAACCCCAAGGACGTGCTGGGCCATGGAGCTGGAGGAACCTTTGTCTTCAG GGGGCAGTTCGAGGGCCGCAGTGTGGCTGTGAAGCGTCTCCTGCCCGAGTGTGTGCACCTGCTGGACCGCGAGGTGCAGCTGCTGCGCGAGTCGGACGAGCACCCGCACGTGGTCCGCTACTTCTGCACGGAGCGGGACCGGCAGTTCCACTACATCGCCATCGAGCTGTGCTCCGCCACGCTGCAGGAG TACGTGGAGAGCCCCAGCTTTGAGCGCCGTGGGCTGGACCCGGTGTCCGTGCTGCGTCAGACCATGTCCGGGCTGGCCCACCTCCACTCCCTCAGCATCG TGCACCGTGACCTGAAGCCCTGTAACATCCTTATCTCTGCCCCAAACCGCCACGGGCAGATCCGCGCCGTCATCTCCGACTTCGGCCTTTGCAAGAAGCTTCAGGGGGGACGACAGAGCTTCAGCCTCCGCTCCGGGATccctggcactgagggctggATCGCGCccgaggtgctgcaggaggccCCGAAGGAGAACCCT ACCAGTGCTGTGGACATCTTCTCAGCCGGGTGCATCTTCTACTACGTGGTGTCGGGGGGACAGCACCCCTTTGGGGACAGCCTGCGGCGCCAGGCCAACATCCTGGCGGGCTCCTAccagctgagctgcctgcaggaggaggCTCACG ACAAACTCGTTGCAAGGGAGCTGATTGTGGCGATGATCAGCTCCGAGCCCCAGCGCCGGCCCTCAGCCCCTCTGGTCCTTGTGCATCCCTTTTTCTGGAGtcaggagaagcagctgcagtTCTTCCAG GACGTCAGTGATCGTGTGGAAAAGGAGCCAGCCGAGGGGCCCATCGTCTCAGCCCTGGAATCGGGGGGACGGGCGGTGGTGAGGACCAACTGGAGGATGCACATCTCCCTCCCGCTGCAGATGG accTGAGGAAGTTCCGCACCTACAAGGGGGGATCAGTGCGTGACCTGCTGCGGGCCATGAGGAACAAG AAGCACCACTACCACGAGCTGCCAGCCGATGTGCGGGTGGCCCTGGGCTCCGTCCCCGAGGGCTTCGTGCAGTACTTCACCTCCCGCTTCCcgcggctgctgctgcacacGCACGGGGCCATGCGGGTCTGCGCCCACGAGCGCACCTTCCGCTCCTACTACTGCCAGGGCCTGAGGGGCGACGGCGC CTGA
- the ERN2 gene encoding serine/threonine-protein kinase/endoribonuclease IRE2 isoform X6: MIPFCRPAFLPDPNDGSLYILGGKNKEGLMKLPFTIPELVQSSPCRSSDGVLYTGKKQDTWFIVDPKSGEKQTTLSTEAWDGLCPSSPLLYIGRTQYVITIYDTKSRELRWNATFSEYSAPLCEESYHYKMAHLASSGDGLVVTLDKESGEVLWAQNYGSPVVGIYLWHQDSLRRLPHLNLAMETLRYLTFQSQDIHVLKWSYQSVKDFAATKTQLLPALYVGKHATSFYAMTSLVHGSVALVPQGITLARIDGPTTDDVTMRESGECEITPSTDVKYPQGSITSLPNQWLLIGHHELPPLVHTTMLRAFPESLRKTTETIIPRAPPTRTVFDDFLAPSSPEEPAVRSEGQLQPDPTPGEQVEVYPESGTWDLVMVGIGTALLGGGILVLLFTKLQRQHVAQQQQLEEQIQLLQQQQEMLRSGRVSREGVPEEPGELELSQGSASELSQSSSPSTCLKDPANGTVSPGPAVPVAAADAEPDLVVVGKVSFNPKDVLGHGAGGTFVFRGQFEGRSVAVKRLLPECVHLLDREVQLLRESDEHPHVVRYFCTERDRQFHYIAIELCSATLQEYVESPSFERRGLDPVSVLRQTMSGLAHLHSLSIVHRDLKPCNILISAPNRHGQIRAVISDFGLCKKLQGGRQSFSLRSGIPGTEGWIAPEVLQEAPKENPTSAVDIFSAGCIFYYVVSGGQHPFGDSLRRQANILAGSYQLSCLQEEAHDKLVARELIVAMISSEPQRRPSAPLVLVHPFFWSQEKQLQFFQDVSDRVEKEPAEGPIVSALESGGRAVVRTNWRMHISLPLQMDLRKFRTYKGGSVRDLLRAMRNKKHHYHELPADVRVALGSVPEGFVQYFTSRFPRLLLHTHGAMRVCAHERTFRSYYCQGLRGDGA; the protein is encoded by the exons ATG ATCCCATTCTGCAG GCCAGCATTCCTTCCAGACCCCAATGACGGCAGCCTGTATATCCTGGGAGGAAAGAACAAAGAAGGCTTGATG aagctgccattcaCCATCCCGGAGCTGGTGCAGTCCTCGCCGTGCCGCAGCTCGGACGGAGTGCTCTACACGG GGAAGAAGCAGGACACCTGGTTCATTGTGGACCCCAAGTCAGGGGAGAAGCAGACCACCCTCTCAACAGAGGCCTGGGATGGTCTGTGCCCATCCAGCCCCTTGCTCTACATCGGACGGACCC agTATGTCATCACCATATATGACACCAAGTCACGGGAGCTGCGCTGGAATGCCACCTTCTCCGAGTACTCGGCCCCGCTCTGCGAGGAGTCCTACCACTACA AAATGGCTCATTTGGCCTCAAGTGGGGACGGGCTGGTGGTGACCCTGGACAAGGAGAGCGGGGAGGTTCTGTGGGCGCAGAACTACGGCTCACCTGTGGTTGGCATCTACCTGTGGCACCAGGACAGCCTGCGCCGCCTCCCCCACCTCAACCTGGCCATGGAGACCCTGCGCTATCTGACCTTCCAGTCACAGGACATCCATGTCCTCAAGTGGAGCTACCAGTCCGTCAAGGACTTCGCCGCCACCAAGACCCAGCTGCT GCCGGCGCTCTACGTGGGGAAGCACGCCACCAGTTTCTACGCCATGACCTCCCTGGTGCACGGCAGTGTGGCGCTGGTG ccccagggcatcACCCTGGCCAGGATCGATGGCCCCACCACGGACGACGTGACCATGAGGGAGTCCGGGGAGTGCGAGATCACGCCCAGCACGGACGTCAAGTACCCACAGGGCAGCATCACCTCACTTCCCAACCAGTGGCTCCTCATAG GGCACCATGAGCTGCCTCCTTTGGTCCACACCACGATGCTGCGAGCCTTCCCAGAGAGCCTgagaaaaaccacagaaaccATCATCCCCAGGGCTCCTCCCACCAGGACTGTGTTCGATGAT TTCCTGGCCCCGAGCAGCCCGGAGGAGCCAGCTGTCCGCAGcgaggggcagctccagccagacCCCACACCAGGAGAGCAGGTGGAGGTGTACCCCGAGTCTGGCACCTGGGACCTGGTGATGGTTGGCATTGGCACGGCTCTGCTGGGTGGGGGAATCCTGGTCCTGCTGTTCACG AAACTGCAGCGGCAGCAtgtggcccagcagcagcagctggaggagcagatacagctcctgcagcagcagcaggagatgctgcgCTCGGGCCGAGTCTCCAGGGAGGGTGTCCCTGAGGAGCCcggggagctggagctgagccaggGAAGTGCCTCAGAGCTctcacagagctccagcccctccacctGCCTGAAGGACCCGGCTAACGGGACAGtcagcccagggccagctgtcccagtggctgctgcag ATGCAGAACCAGACCTGGTTGTAGTTGGGAAAGTTTCTTTTAACCCCAAGGACGTGCTGGGCCATGGAGCTGGAGGAACCTTTGTCTTCAG GGGGCAGTTCGAGGGCCGCAGTGTGGCTGTGAAGCGTCTCCTGCCCGAGTGTGTGCACCTGCTGGACCGCGAGGTGCAGCTGCTGCGCGAGTCGGACGAGCACCCGCACGTGGTCCGCTACTTCTGCACGGAGCGGGACCGGCAGTTCCACTACATCGCCATCGAGCTGTGCTCCGCCACGCTGCAGGAG TACGTGGAGAGCCCCAGCTTTGAGCGCCGTGGGCTGGACCCGGTGTCCGTGCTGCGTCAGACCATGTCCGGGCTGGCCCACCTCCACTCCCTCAGCATCG TGCACCGTGACCTGAAGCCCTGTAACATCCTTATCTCTGCCCCAAACCGCCACGGGCAGATCCGCGCCGTCATCTCCGACTTCGGCCTTTGCAAGAAGCTTCAGGGGGGACGACAGAGCTTCAGCCTCCGCTCCGGGATccctggcactgagggctggATCGCGCccgaggtgctgcaggaggccCCGAAGGAGAACCCT ACCAGTGCTGTGGACATCTTCTCAGCCGGGTGCATCTTCTACTACGTGGTGTCGGGGGGACAGCACCCCTTTGGGGACAGCCTGCGGCGCCAGGCCAACATCCTGGCGGGCTCCTAccagctgagctgcctgcaggaggaggCTCACG ACAAACTCGTTGCAAGGGAGCTGATTGTGGCGATGATCAGCTCCGAGCCCCAGCGCCGGCCCTCAGCCCCTCTGGTCCTTGTGCATCCCTTTTTCTGGAGtcaggagaagcagctgcagtTCTTCCAG GACGTCAGTGATCGTGTGGAAAAGGAGCCAGCCGAGGGGCCCATCGTCTCAGCCCTGGAATCGGGGGGACGGGCGGTGGTGAGGACCAACTGGAGGATGCACATCTCCCTCCCGCTGCAGATGG accTGAGGAAGTTCCGCACCTACAAGGGGGGATCAGTGCGTGACCTGCTGCGGGCCATGAGGAACAAG AAGCACCACTACCACGAGCTGCCAGCCGATGTGCGGGTGGCCCTGGGCTCCGTCCCCGAGGGCTTCGTGCAGTACTTCACCTCCCGCTTCCcgcggctgctgctgcacacGCACGGGGCCATGCGGGTCTGCGCCCACGAGCGCACCTTCCGCTCCTACTACTGCCAGGGCCTGAGGGGCGACGGCGC CTGA